The Takifugu rubripes chromosome 7, fTakRub1.2, whole genome shotgun sequence genome has a segment encoding these proteins:
- the her7 gene encoding hairy and enhancer of split related-7, which translates to MKPFEDSKGSSSRKRPLKHHVERRRRERINRSLDNLKSLLLLPQEATQRRVEKAEILEHTVLFLQKTRDKNRSEAGGGSQKDSFQEGFSDCMERAVRFLGPMGKGLCLRAVLDPSASARSSSSDFGSANWKNRSEVHPSSSSQLLSRSCKSLLHLWLHKPGSVPGPVAFRCVQNPGQSQRPLPSQQMRNGANKQNHLQSHPASRSLWRPWP; encoded by the exons ATGAAGCCTTTTGAAGATTCAAAGGGTTCATCATCCAGAAAGAGG CCTCTCAAACATCATGTAGAGAGACGTCGAAGAGAGAGAATAAACCGCAGCTTGGACAACCTAAAGAGTCTCTTGTTGCTGCCGCAG GAAGCCACTCAGCGCAGAGTGGAGAAAGCAGAGATCCTGGAACACACTGTTCTCTTTCTACAGAAAACAAGAGACAAGAATAGATCTGAAGCTGGTGGAGGATCCCAGAAAGACTCTTTCCAAGAGGGCTTCTCAGACTGCATGGAGAGAGCTGTTCGCTTCCTGGGACCTATGGGGAAAGGCCTGTGCCTCAGAGCAGTGCTGGATCCATCGGCCTCTGCGCGGTCTTCCAGTTCAGACTTTGGTTCTGcaaactggaaaaacagaagtgaggtccacccctcctccagctcacagCTGCTCAGCAGGTCCTGCAAGTCTCTTCTTCACCTGTGGTTACATAAGCCAGGGTCCGTGCCCGGCCCCGTGGCGTTCCGCTGCGTTCAGAACCCTGGACAGTCTCAACGTCCTCTCCCCTCACAGCAAATGAGGAACGGAGCGAACAAACAGAACCACCTCCAGAGTCACCCAGCCAGCCGTTCTCTGTGGAGGCCTTGGCCCTGA
- the ankmy2a gene encoding ankyrin repeat and MYND domain-containing protein 2a, with protein sequence MSVKGDLSSSEKQLFNVISTGNVQEASRLLGCKDVRVNCLDEYGMTPLMHAAYKGKTDMCKLLLQHGADVNCNEHEHGYTALMFAGLSGKTEITWLMLDAGAETDVVNSVGRTAAQMAAFVGQHDCVTVINNYFSRARLDYYSKPQGLEKEPKLPPKLAGPLHKIIMGTNLNPVKMVMLVEENPLLLEAEALDKCRRVMELICEKCIKQQEMNEVLAMKMHYISCVLGKCASFLKDRDDKLDGLTKSLLKGRDSDGFPVYQEKFIRECIRKFPYCDVTLLQQLVRSIAPVEIGNDPTALSVLTQAITGQVGFIDAEFCTSCGEKGAQKRCSACKMVVYCDKACQKLHWFTHKKVCKKLQEQREKQEAEAAKLRMQQSNEEDKEANEAADATQKLKLETNSNGNSAAETAKPVSSEDADN encoded by the exons ATGTCTGTCAAAGGAGACTTGTCTTCAAGCGAAAAGCAGTTGTTTAATGTCATTTCTACGG GAAATGTCCAAGAAGCCTCTCGGCTGCTGGGCTGTAAAGATGTTCGGGTCAACTGTTTGGATGAG TATGGAATGACCCCCCTTATGCACGCTGCTTACAAAGGAAAAACAGACATGTGCAAATTGTTGCTACAGCATGGAGCAGATGTCAATTGCAATGAACATGAGCACGGATACACGGCACTCATGTTTGCTGGCCTGTCAG GTAAGACTGAAATCACCTGGTTGATGCTGGACGCCGGTGCAGAAACAGATGTGGTCAACTCGGTGGGAAGGACCGCTGCACAGATGGCTGCCTTTGTGG GCCAACACGACTGTGTCACCGTTATCAACAACTACTTCTCTCGTGCAAGACTGGATTATTATTCCAAGCCACAGGGTCTGGAGAAGGAGCCCAAGCTGCCACCCAAACTAGCTGGACCCCTCCACAAGATCATCATGggcaccaacctgaacccagtAAAA ATGGTGATGCTGGTCGAGGAGAaccctctgctgctggaggcagaGGCTCTCGATAAATGTCGGCGGGTGATGGAGCTGATCTGTGAGAAATGCATcaagcagcaggaaatgaacGAGGTTCTGGCCATGAAGATGCACTACATCAGCTGCGTCCTGGGAAAGTGCGCCTCCTTCCTGAAAGACCGTGACGACAAGTTGGATGGCCTCACCAAGAG CTTGCTGAAGGGTCGCGACAGCGACGGCTTCCCGGTGTATCAGGAGAAGTTTATTAGGGAGTGCATCCGCAAGTTTCCCTACTGTGACGTTACCTTGCTGCAACAGCTGGTGCGAAGTATCGCCCCTGTCGAGATT GGCAACGATCCCACAGCCCTTTCTGTGCTGACTCAAGCCATCACTGGGCAGGTGGGCTTCATAGATGCAGAGTTCTGTACGTCATGTGGAGAGAAGGGAGCCCAGAAGAGATGCTCAGCGTGTAAGATG GTGGTCTACTGTGACAAAGCCTGCCAGAAACTGCATTGGTTCACCCACAAGAAAGTCTGCAAGAAGCTCCAGGAGCAGCGAGAGAAACAAGAGGCGGAAGCAGCCAAACTCAGGATGCAGCAGAGCAATG AGGAGGATAAAGAGGCGAATGAGGCTGCAGACGCCACACAGAAGCTCAAACTGGAGACCAACAGCAACGGAaactctgcagcagaaacagcaaaaCCAGTTTCCAGCGAAGACGCTGACAACTGA